One segment of Gemmatimonadaceae bacterium DNA contains the following:
- a CDS encoding serine hydrolase domain-containing protein encodes MSMRTYLLAAGGTLAIAPVMLHAQEARPSSIAPAAVFTDPDRAAKLATAYPAIDSLVYSFAQRARVPGIAYGIVVDGQLAHWATAGFRDADARAGVDSATVFRIASMSKSFAAVAILQLRDAGKLALDDPAEEYVPELAGLRYPTGDSPRITIRHLLSHSEGFPEDNPWGDQQLAATDDEMAAMIRSGIPFSTAPGTAYEYSNFGFAILGRVVANVSGMPYARYVRERILLPLGMNVTTLEARSVPPHRLAHGYRLRDGEWLEEPQLPDGAFGPMGGMLTSISDLGRWVGFMLDAWPPRDDPDSGPLSRASRREMQQVTRYIGASASTDSTGNISLAANGYGYGLRVQQTCLFLASVSHTGGLPGFGSLMRWLPEYGVGIVALGNLTYTGWTPVSTQALEILQRTGGLVPRVPQPAPVLLERREQVSRLVARWSDALADSLAAMNLYLDEPKDRRRAAIERLRSTAGDECRNEGPFVVANALRGRWRMRCRDGDLQISITLAPTEPAKVQYLQVTPLAREAALEPGPACVARP; translated from the coding sequence ATGAGTATGCGCACGTATCTTCTCGCGGCCGGGGGTACGCTGGCCATTGCTCCTGTCATGCTGCATGCGCAGGAAGCGCGACCGAGCAGCATCGCTCCCGCGGCAGTGTTCACCGATCCCGACCGCGCGGCGAAGCTTGCCACCGCCTATCCCGCGATCGACAGCCTGGTGTATAGCTTCGCGCAGCGCGCGCGCGTTCCGGGCATCGCGTACGGGATCGTGGTGGACGGACAGCTGGCGCACTGGGCGACCGCCGGGTTTCGCGACGCCGATGCGCGCGCGGGAGTCGATTCGGCGACGGTGTTCCGCATCGCGTCGATGTCCAAGAGCTTTGCCGCTGTCGCGATCCTGCAGCTGCGTGACGCGGGCAAGCTCGCGCTCGACGATCCCGCGGAGGAATACGTCCCCGAGCTTGCGGGCCTGCGCTATCCCACGGGCGACTCGCCGAGGATCACCATTCGCCATCTGCTGTCGCACTCCGAGGGGTTCCCCGAGGACAACCCGTGGGGCGATCAGCAGCTCGCGGCGACGGACGACGAGATGGCCGCGATGATACGAAGCGGCATTCCGTTCTCGACCGCGCCCGGCACCGCGTACGAGTACTCGAACTTCGGCTTCGCGATTCTCGGCCGCGTCGTGGCGAACGTGTCCGGCATGCCGTACGCGCGCTACGTTCGCGAGCGCATCCTACTGCCGCTCGGAATGAACGTCACGACGCTTGAAGCGCGTAGCGTGCCCCCGCACCGCCTCGCGCACGGGTATCGCCTGCGCGACGGCGAGTGGCTCGAGGAGCCGCAGCTCCCCGACGGCGCGTTCGGCCCGATGGGCGGCATGCTCACCTCCATCTCCGACCTCGGCCGCTGGGTGGGCTTCATGCTGGACGCGTGGCCGCCGCGTGACGACCCCGACAGCGGTCCGCTGAGCCGTGCTTCCCGCCGGGAGATGCAGCAGGTCACGCGCTACATCGGCGCGTCGGCGAGCACCGACAGCACGGGGAACATCTCGCTGGCGGCCAACGGCTACGGCTACGGACTGCGTGTGCAGCAGACGTGTCTCTTCTTGGCGTCGGTCTCGCACACCGGCGGGCTGCCGGGCTTCGGCTCGCTCATGCGCTGGCTTCCCGAGTACGGCGTCGGGATAGTCGCCCTCGGCAATCTCACCTACACCGGCTGGACTCCGGTGAGCACGCAGGCGCTCGAGATTCTGCAGCGAACCGGCGGACTCGTGCCGCGCGTTCCGCAACCGGCGCCGGTTCTGTTGGAGAGACGCGAACAGGTGTCGCGTCTCGTCGCGCGGTGGAGTGATGCGCTCGCCGACAGCCTTGCGGCGATGAATCTGTATCTGGACGAGCCGAAGGATCGGAGGCGGGCGGCGATCGAGCGACTTCGGAGTACCGCTGGAGATGAATGCCGGAATGAAGGTCCGTTCGTGGTGGCGAACGCGCTGCGGGGCCGCTGGCGAATGCGCTGTCGAGACGGCGATCTACAAATCTCGATCACCCTCGCTCCGACCGAGCCGGCGAAAGTGCAATACCTGCAAGTCACGCCGCTCGCGCGCGAAGCCGCTCTGGAGCCGGGCCCGGCATGCGTAGCACGTCCGTAA
- a CDS encoding PspC domain-containing protein, producing MSNSRRLKRSNDRVIAGVCGGIAEFFGWEVTAVRALYVFLSVISAAFPGVLVYVSLWWIMPSAEDLDFDLDEFREQ from the coding sequence ATGAGCAACTCACGCCGCCTGAAGCGGTCAAATGATCGCGTGATCGCCGGAGTCTGCGGCGGCATTGCGGAGTTTTTCGGCTGGGAAGTGACCGCGGTCCGGGCTCTGTACGTATTCCTCTCGGTGATCTCGGCCGCATTTCCCGGCGTCCTGGTGTACGTGAGCCTGTGGTGGATAATGCCATCCGCCGAGGACCTTGACTTTGATCTCGATGAGTTCCGGGAACAGTGA